A section of the Flaviflexus equikiangi genome encodes:
- a CDS encoding DEAD/DEAH box helicase has translation MIESRAPLNDALDDLADRFGDNPPADDVYDAFHAWVESTGKGLYPHQDEALLAALEGDHLIVSTPTGSGKSMIAMAALFVALAEGRSGYYTAPLKALVSEKFFDLIGLFGAANVGMVTGDSTINADAPIICCTAEILANVALREGAGADAGVVIADEFHFFSEPDRGWAWQVPLLELTKTQHVLLSATLGDTSAFVTDLSTRTGRSVSIIDNAERPVPLSYHYSLEPVSETIKELVTTHRAPVYIVHFSQLAAVSAATELQSVAISTKEQKAAIADEIGDFRFGPGFGAVLSKLLRSGIGVHHAGMLPRYRRLVERLAQQGLLRVICGTDTLGVGINVPIRTVLLTSLAKFDGEKQRQLTAREFHQIAGRAGRAGFDTTGDVVVQAPEHEIDNAKAEAKAAERKKKYVKKKPPEGQVNWTRSTFERLIAAQPETLESRMRISHAMMLQLLDRPGDPVATIYRLLTDNYEPKKASNPLLRKAVEIYVSLRAAGVIIHHDRDWRADHPNRPAIELAREVPDDFALNAPLSPFALAALDLLNRDSPEYALDVVSIIEAVQEDPRPILMAQRRQERDRAMSAMKAEGLEYNERMVRLDEITWPTPLAELLTPALEMYRQTNPWVSEYELSPKSVVRHMVEHSMTFSDLISRYDAARSEGIVLRYLTDTYKALRQIVPADALTDELSDIITWLGELVRSVDSSLIAEWEALADGVLDDAEIMEHTTIPQGGTELAFGARADGTVPITANRHAFRTRVRNWLWRYVEAAADEDPERLAHMSTPVFMEQPEPLDAERWNDFLDDYFETHEWLGADTNSRGAHFVTFVESPTAADFLDVGLDDERAHDAAEGSMWLVRQVLDDGEESRDTEIVAVVDLKESARTDELVAQLIRIGAVND, from the coding sequence GTGATTGAATCCCGTGCGCCTTTGAACGATGCCCTCGACGACCTTGCCGATCGCTTCGGCGACAATCCGCCGGCGGACGATGTCTATGACGCTTTCCACGCGTGGGTGGAATCCACCGGGAAGGGTCTCTACCCGCACCAGGACGAGGCGCTGCTCGCGGCCCTCGAGGGCGATCATCTCATCGTGTCGACGCCGACCGGGTCGGGGAAGTCCATGATCGCGATGGCGGCGCTGTTCGTGGCGCTGGCAGAGGGCAGGAGCGGCTACTACACGGCGCCTCTCAAAGCGCTCGTGTCGGAGAAGTTCTTCGATCTCATCGGCCTGTTCGGGGCGGCGAACGTGGGCATGGTGACGGGAGATTCGACGATCAACGCCGACGCCCCGATCATCTGCTGTACGGCTGAGATCCTTGCGAACGTTGCACTGCGCGAAGGAGCTGGAGCCGATGCAGGGGTTGTCATCGCGGACGAGTTCCACTTCTTCTCGGAGCCGGACCGCGGGTGGGCATGGCAGGTGCCTCTCCTCGAACTGACCAAGACGCAGCACGTTCTGCTGTCTGCCACTCTCGGCGACACGTCCGCATTCGTCACCGACCTGAGCACGCGCACCGGACGCTCCGTGTCAATCATCGACAACGCGGAACGTCCCGTCCCCCTGTCCTACCACTATTCTCTGGAACCGGTGTCCGAGACGATCAAGGAGCTCGTGACGACCCATCGCGCGCCGGTCTATATCGTCCACTTCTCCCAGCTCGCGGCAGTATCTGCCGCAACCGAACTGCAGTCTGTTGCAATCTCGACGAAAGAGCAGAAGGCCGCGATCGCGGACGAGATCGGCGACTTCCGGTTCGGTCCCGGTTTCGGCGCTGTTCTCTCGAAGCTGCTCCGCTCCGGCATCGGCGTGCACCACGCCGGCATGCTCCCCCGCTACCGGCGCCTCGTCGAACGTCTCGCCCAACAGGGACTGCTGCGCGTGATCTGCGGGACGGACACCCTCGGGGTGGGCATCAACGTCCCGATCCGCACCGTCCTCCTGACTTCCCTCGCCAAGTTCGACGGCGAGAAGCAGAGGCAGCTCACGGCACGCGAGTTCCACCAGATCGCAGGCCGCGCGGGGCGGGCAGGCTTCGACACGACTGGGGACGTCGTCGTCCAGGCCCCAGAACACGAGATCGACAATGCGAAGGCGGAGGCGAAAGCCGCTGAACGCAAGAAGAAGTACGTGAAGAAGAAGCCGCCCGAGGGCCAGGTGAACTGGACGCGTTCCACGTTCGAGCGCCTGATCGCCGCCCAGCCCGAGACGCTCGAATCCCGCATGAGGATCTCCCACGCGATGATGCTTCAGCTCCTCGACCGCCCGGGCGATCCTGTCGCCACGATCTACCGTCTCCTGACCGACAACTACGAACCGAAGAAAGCGTCGAATCCGCTTCTGCGCAAGGCAGTCGAGATCTATGTGTCGCTGCGGGCCGCCGGCGTCATCATCCACCACGATCGCGACTGGCGTGCCGACCATCCGAACCGGCCCGCCATCGAACTCGCCCGGGAGGTTCCCGATGATTTCGCGCTCAACGCACCCCTGTCCCCCTTCGCGCTCGCCGCGCTCGACCTCCTCAACCGCGACTCCCCCGAGTATGCTCTCGATGTCGTCTCCATCATCGAGGCTGTGCAGGAAGACCCGCGTCCCATACTCATGGCCCAGCGCAGGCAGGAACGCGACCGAGCCATGAGCGCCATGAAGGCGGAGGGCCTCGAATACAATGAGCGGATGGTGCGTCTCGACGAGATCACGTGGCCGACCCCGCTCGCCGAGCTGCTGACACCAGCGCTCGAGATGTATCGCCAGACCAACCCCTGGGTGTCCGAGTACGAGCTCTCCCCCAAGTCCGTCGTGCGGCACATGGTCGAGCACTCGATGACGTTCTCCGATCTCATCTCGCGCTACGATGCGGCGCGCAGCGAGGGCATTGTCCTGCGCTATCTCACCGACACGTACAAGGCGCTGCGCCAGATCGTTCCCGCCGATGCTCTGACGGATGAGCTGTCCGACATCATCACCTGGCTGGGAGAGCTCGTCCGCTCCGTCGACTCCTCCCTCATCGCAGAATGGGAGGCGCTCGCGGACGGTGTCCTCGACGACGCCGAGATCATGGAGCATACGACCATCCCCCAGGGCGGAACAGAGCTCGCCTTCGGCGCGCGAGCTGATGGCACGGTTCCCATCACCGCGAATCGTCACGCATTCCGCACGCGGGTGAGGAACTGGCTGTGGCGCTACGTCGAAGCCGCAGCCGATGAAGATCCAGAACGCCTGGCACACATGTCCACTCCCGTGTTCATGGAACAGCCGGAACCGCTCGATGCTGAGCGGTGGAATGACTTCCTCGACGACTACTTCGAGACGCATGAGTGGCTCGGTGCTGATACGAACTCTCGAGGCGCCCACTTCGTGACCTTCGTCGAGTCCCCCACAGCGGCGGACTTTCTCGACGTGGGGCTGGATGACGAGAGGGCCCACGATGCTGCCGAGGGCTCGATGTGGCTCGTACGGCAGGTGCTCGACGATGGTGAGGAGTCAAGGGACACGGAGATCGTCGCCGTGGTCGACCTCAAGGAGAGTGCACGCACCGACGAGCTCGTCGCGCAGCTGATCCGGATCGGAGCGGTCAATGATTAG
- a CDS encoding YggS family pyridoxal phosphate-dependent enzyme, whose translation MIRDRYRALEESVRMASGGRTRVLLAVKHQPPQAVLEALMAGATLLGHNIIQQLSSSEEALAELAAPPHDTHVIGHVQSNKARAAVTYAGTIQTVDSLKTARRLSTVCRDLSLERGIMIQVNSSGAQSQFGLDPADVPALADQIRALPGLTLTGLMTIGANTDDIAAVRASFATIHKLSDQLRAEGHDCRELSMGMSNDWQIAVDEGSTMIRVGRQVFGERPA comes from the coding sequence ATGATTAGGGATCGCTACCGCGCCCTCGAGGAGAGCGTGCGCATGGCGTCCGGCGGGCGGACACGGGTTCTCCTCGCCGTCAAGCACCAGCCCCCGCAGGCTGTTCTTGAGGCTCTCATGGCCGGGGCGACCCTGCTCGGCCACAACATCATCCAGCAGCTCTCGAGCTCGGAGGAGGCCCTCGCGGAGCTCGCGGCACCCCCGCACGATACGCATGTCATCGGGCACGTCCAATCGAACAAGGCACGCGCCGCGGTCACCTATGCCGGCACGATCCAGACGGTCGACTCGCTGAAGACCGCACGCCGACTCTCAACGGTCTGCCGTGACCTGTCGCTCGAACGCGGCATCATGATCCAGGTGAACTCCTCCGGCGCACAGTCCCAGTTCGGCCTGGATCCGGCAGACGTACCAGCTCTCGCGGACCAGATTCGGGCACTCCCCGGACTTACCCTCACCGGCCTCATGACGATCGGCGCGAACACGGACGACATTGCCGCCGTGCGAGCATCGTTCGCCACAATCCACAAGCTCTCCGATCAGCTACGCGCGGAGGGACACGACTGCCGTGAACTCTCGATGGGGATGAGCAATGACTGGCAGATCGCCGTGGACGAGGGCTCGACCATGATCAGGGTCGGTCGGCAGGTGTTCGGAGAACGGCCCGCGTGA
- the cimA gene encoding citramalate synthase, with protein sequence MSSDLVVYDTTLRDGAQQEGMNLSVADKLTLLPLLEDYGADIIEGGWPGAIPRDTEFFRMATAEGTLTRARLAAFGSTRKANVDVGDDQQVQALLDSQAPIITLVAKSDVRHVHKALRTTEEENLAMVEDTVAYLLSHGREVMVDLEHFFDGAVVDRDYTFSVAETAVRAGASTIIPCDTNGGSLPGEVQSRVAELIDHLAERGLSATIGIHAHNDGELAVANTLAAVAAGASHIQGTVNGYGERTGNANILTAIANLQLKTDRKVVTEQQLAEHTHISHAVAEIVNIAPYGRQPYTGVSAFAHKAGLHASAIRVDADLYQHIDPARVGNDMRMIVSDMAGRASIELKAREVGLDLSQRPDVLSEVTKRIKQAEAQGYTYDATDASVELLIREIATGERMSFFEIESWSTHLSGSSSESNVAEAVVKVRTGRGRAVTVGEGVGPVDALDQALRGALAPVYPELDVCELTDFKVRILDASAATRATTRVIISMSSPHGSWATVGVGRDVIDASWEALTDGYAYGLFKAGVPKR encoded by the coding sequence ATGAGCAGCGATCTCGTCGTCTATGACACGACCCTGCGCGACGGTGCCCAGCAGGAGGGCATGAACCTGTCCGTCGCGGACAAGCTCACCCTTCTCCCTCTGCTCGAGGACTATGGGGCTGACATCATCGAGGGCGGCTGGCCGGGAGCCATCCCGAGAGACACGGAGTTCTTCCGTATGGCCACCGCGGAGGGTACGCTGACGCGGGCCCGCCTCGCGGCATTCGGCTCGACACGGAAGGCGAATGTCGATGTCGGCGATGATCAGCAGGTGCAGGCGCTGCTCGATTCGCAGGCGCCGATCATCACGCTTGTCGCGAAGTCCGATGTGCGCCACGTCCACAAGGCGCTGCGGACAACGGAAGAAGAGAACCTGGCCATGGTCGAGGACACCGTGGCCTATCTCCTCTCCCATGGCCGGGAGGTCATGGTCGATCTCGAGCACTTCTTCGACGGTGCCGTGGTGGACCGGGACTACACCTTTTCGGTGGCCGAGACGGCGGTCCGTGCCGGCGCCAGCACCATCATTCCGTGCGACACGAACGGTGGTTCGCTGCCGGGCGAGGTCCAGTCCAGGGTTGCGGAGCTCATCGACCACCTGGCCGAACGCGGACTGTCGGCCACGATCGGCATTCATGCCCACAATGATGGTGAGCTCGCGGTCGCGAATACTCTTGCGGCTGTCGCTGCGGGAGCATCCCACATCCAGGGCACCGTCAACGGCTACGGGGAGCGCACCGGCAACGCGAACATCCTGACGGCGATCGCGAACCTGCAGCTCAAAACAGATCGGAAAGTTGTGACTGAACAGCAGCTTGCCGAGCACACTCACATCTCCCACGCCGTGGCAGAGATCGTCAATATCGCACCCTACGGTCGTCAGCCCTATACGGGAGTGTCCGCGTTCGCCCACAAGGCGGGCCTCCACGCCTCTGCCATCCGAGTCGATGCTGACCTCTACCAGCACATCGATCCTGCCCGTGTCGGCAACGACATGCGCATGATCGTGTCTGACATGGCGGGGAGGGCGTCGATCGAGCTGAAGGCCCGCGAGGTCGGCCTGGATCTGTCCCAGCGACCGGATGTCCTCTCCGAGGTGACGAAGCGGATCAAGCAGGCGGAGGCACAGGGCTATACGTACGATGCGACGGATGCGTCTGTCGAGCTCCTCATCCGGGAGATCGCGACGGGCGAAAGAATGTCGTTCTTCGAGATCGAATCGTGGTCGACCCACCTCTCGGGAAGCTCGTCCGAGTCGAACGTCGCCGAGGCGGTCGTCAAGGTCAGGACGGGCCGTGGTCGTGCTGTGACGGTCGGTGAGGGCGTTGGCCCTGTCGATGCTCTCGACCAGGCGCTTCGCGGGGCCCTGGCCCCGGTCTATCCGGAGCTGGACGTGTGCGAGCTGACGGACTTCAAGGTTCGTATTCTCGACGCATCGGCCGCCACGCGCGCGACGACCCGGGTCATCATCTCCATGTCGTCACCTCACGGATCGTGGGCGACGGTCGGCGTGGGACGCGATGTCATCGACGCCTCGTGGGAAGCATTGACAGACGGGTATGCCTACGGGCTGTTCAAGGCTGGCGTTCCGAAGCGATGA
- a CDS encoding branched-chain amino acid aminotransferase has product MQVSALEQAAALPLPTADEVANRWDIHPNPNPASPEHREDVFNRLSFGVDFTDHMAHAVYETGKGWHSKTIEPYGPLTLDPASAVLHYGQEIFEGLKAYRHDDGSIWTFRPSYNAHRLNASAHRLAIPELPVEDFLASIVGLVRTDAEWVPSAPGSSLYLRPFTIATEPFLGVRSARRFDYLCIASPSGPYFVNGFQPISIWVSPDYHRAGPGGTGAAKCGGNYASSLVPKLEAHDEGFDEVCFLDAVNNENIDELGGMNVFVVYEDGSVSTPALTGNILEGGTRGAILRLLRDRAVTVREETIRLEDLISDIESGRVAEVFACGTAAVVTPIGRIAGPGFDVRVDGTTVTKSIYDQVTAIQLGHEPDPYHWTYKLSA; this is encoded by the coding sequence ATGCAGGTTTCTGCACTCGAGCAGGCCGCGGCGCTGCCGCTGCCCACCGCCGACGAGGTTGCGAACAGGTGGGATATCCACCCCAACCCCAACCCGGCCTCCCCGGAACATCGGGAGGATGTGTTCAACCGTCTCAGCTTCGGCGTCGACTTCACGGATCACATGGCGCATGCTGTGTACGAGACCGGCAAGGGATGGCATTCGAAGACGATCGAGCCCTACGGCCCGCTCACGCTCGACCCTGCCTCCGCAGTCCTGCACTACGGGCAGGAGATCTTCGAGGGCCTCAAAGCCTACCGCCACGACGACGGGTCGATATGGACGTTCAGGCCGAGCTATAACGCGCACAGGCTCAACGCCTCCGCCCACCGTCTCGCGATACCGGAGCTGCCGGTCGAGGACTTCCTCGCCTCCATCGTCGGCCTCGTGCGCACCGATGCGGAGTGGGTGCCATCGGCGCCGGGATCATCGCTCTACCTGCGCCCCTTCACGATCGCGACGGAGCCGTTCCTCGGGGTGCGCTCCGCACGCCGCTTCGACTACCTCTGCATCGCATCCCCATCGGGCCCTTATTTCGTCAACGGCTTCCAGCCCATCTCCATCTGGGTCTCACCCGACTACCACCGGGCGGGCCCAGGGGGCACCGGTGCGGCGAAGTGCGGAGGAAACTATGCGTCCTCCCTCGTCCCCAAGCTCGAAGCTCACGATGAGGGGTTCGACGAGGTCTGCTTCCTCGATGCCGTCAACAACGAGAACATCGACGAGCTGGGCGGCATGAACGTCTTCGTCGTCTACGAGGACGGATCCGTCTCCACCCCGGCGCTGACGGGGAACATTCTCGAGGGCGGCACTCGCGGCGCCATCCTCCGCCTGCTCCGGGACAGAGCGGTGACGGTGCGCGAGGAGACCATTCGCTTGGAGGACCTCATCTCCGACATCGAGTCGGGGCGCGTGGCCGAGGTGTTCGCCTGCGGCACTGCCGCTGTCGTCACTCCCATCGGCCGCATCGCAGGCCCCGGCTTCGACGTGAGGGTTGATGGGACGACCGTGACGAAGTCGATCTACGACCAGGTGACGGCCATCCAGCTCGGACACGAGCCGGACCCGTACCACTGGACCTACAAGCTGTCCGCATGA
- a CDS encoding 3-isopropylmalate dehydrogenase — protein sequence MTHNMKLAVIPGDGIGPEVVAEGLKALHAALRGDVTVDETHFDLGAARWHRTGEVLPESELEQIKQHDAILLGAVGDPSLPSGILERGLLLKLRFDLDHYVNLRPSKYYRGVPTPLADPGDIDFVVVREGTEGLYAGNGGAVRVDTPHEIATEVSVNTAYGVERVVRYAFDLAMRRDQRLTLVHKHNVLVNAGHLWRRTVDRVGAEYPDVTVDYLHVDAATIFLVTDPARFDVIVTDNLFGDILTDEAGAITGGIGLAASGNINPTGAFPSMFEPVHGSAPDIAGQQKADPIATISSVALMLRHLGYDEAAARIESAVDGDMEARADAVEAGAPLVRSTSEIGDAVVARI from the coding sequence ATGACTCACAACATGAAACTTGCCGTCATCCCCGGTGACGGAATCGGTCCCGAGGTCGTCGCGGAAGGGCTCAAAGCACTCCACGCGGCACTGCGCGGAGACGTCACCGTCGACGAAACCCATTTCGATCTCGGAGCTGCGCGCTGGCACCGCACCGGGGAGGTCCTCCCCGAGAGCGAACTCGAGCAGATCAAGCAGCACGACGCGATCTTGCTCGGAGCAGTCGGCGATCCCTCCCTCCCATCCGGAATCCTCGAGCGCGGCCTTCTCCTCAAGCTCCGCTTCGACCTCGACCATTACGTGAACCTGCGCCCCTCGAAGTACTACCGGGGTGTCCCCACCCCCCTCGCCGATCCCGGCGACATCGATTTCGTCGTCGTCCGCGAAGGAACCGAAGGCCTGTACGCCGGCAACGGCGGGGCTGTACGAGTCGATACGCCCCACGAGATCGCGACCGAAGTATCGGTCAACACGGCCTACGGTGTGGAACGAGTCGTCCGGTATGCCTTCGATCTCGCCATGCGGCGCGACCAGCGTCTGACCCTCGTCCACAAGCACAACGTACTCGTGAACGCCGGCCACCTGTGGCGCCGCACCGTCGACCGCGTCGGCGCTGAATACCCGGATGTCACCGTGGACTACCTCCACGTGGACGCCGCAACGATCTTCCTCGTCACAGACCCGGCCCGTTTCGACGTCATCGTCACCGACAACCTGTTCGGGGACATCCTCACGGACGAGGCCGGTGCCATCACCGGCGGGATCGGCCTGGCCGCCTCCGGAAACATCAACCCCACCGGCGCGTTCCCCTCGATGTTCGAACCCGTCCACGGCTCTGCCCCCGATATTGCGGGCCAGCAGAAGGCCGACCCCATCGCCACCATCTCCTCCGTGGCTCTCATGCTCCGCCACCTGGGCTACGATGAGGCCGCAGCCCGCATCGAATCCGCGGTGGATGGGGACATGGAGGCACGCGCCGATGCGGTGGAGGCAGGGGCGCCTCTCGTCCGCTCCACCAGCGAGATTGGCGACGCGGTCGTCGCCAGGATCTAG
- the ilvC gene encoding ketol-acid reductoisomerase, producing MAEIFYDDDADLSIIQSKKVAVIGYGSQGHAHALNLRDSGVDVVVGLREGSSSIAKAQEQGLATATVDVAVKDADVIMILAPDQHQRTIYSELIEPNMKEGAALFFAHGFNIRYNYIKPSADHDVCMVAPKGPGHTVRRQYVEGRGVPDIVAIEQDASGQAWDLALSYAKAIGGTRAGVIKTTFTEETETDLFGEQTVLCGGVSQLIQYGFEVLVEAGYQPEIAYFEVLHELKLIVDLINEGGLTKQRWSISDTAEYGDYVSGPRVISPNVKDNMKDVLDDIQTGAFAERFISDQDKGGPEFQELRKRGEGHEIEKVGAELRKMFSWKSVDEDYSDGHAGR from the coding sequence GTGGCAGAAATTTTCTATGACGATGACGCCGATCTCTCGATCATCCAGTCCAAGAAGGTCGCCGTTATCGGCTACGGCTCCCAGGGTCATGCGCATGCGCTGAACCTGCGCGATTCCGGTGTCGACGTCGTCGTGGGCCTGCGCGAGGGCTCGTCCTCGATTGCCAAGGCACAGGAACAGGGCCTCGCAACCGCGACGGTCGACGTCGCTGTCAAGGATGCTGACGTCATCATGATCCTGGCACCGGATCAGCACCAGCGCACGATCTACTCGGAGCTGATCGAGCCGAACATGAAGGAAGGCGCAGCCCTCTTCTTCGCGCACGGCTTCAACATCCGCTACAACTACATCAAGCCCTCAGCTGACCATGACGTGTGCATGGTCGCCCCCAAGGGCCCCGGCCACACGGTTCGCCGCCAGTACGTCGAAGGCCGCGGTGTCCCCGATATCGTTGCCATCGAGCAGGATGCGTCGGGTCAGGCCTGGGATCTCGCACTGTCCTACGCGAAGGCGATCGGTGGAACCCGCGCGGGCGTCATCAAGACGACCTTCACGGAGGAGACCGAGACCGACCTCTTCGGTGAGCAGACGGTTCTCTGCGGCGGCGTCTCCCAGCTCATCCAGTACGGCTTCGAGGTTCTCGTCGAGGCCGGCTACCAGCCCGAGATCGCCTACTTCGAGGTTCTCCACGAGCTCAAGCTCATCGTCGACCTCATCAACGAGGGCGGTCTCACCAAGCAGCGCTGGTCGATCTCGGACACGGCCGAATACGGCGACTACGTGTCGGGCCCCCGCGTGATCTCCCCGAACGTCAAGGACAACATGAAGGACGTTCTCGACGACATCCAGACGGGTGCGTTCGCGGAGCGCTTCATCTCCGATCAGGACAAGGGCGGACCCGAGTTCCAGGAGCTGCGCAAGCGCGGCGAAGGCCACGAGATCGAGAAGGTCGGCGCTGAACTGCGCAAGATGTTCTCGTGGAAGTCGGTCGACGAGGACTACTCGGACGGCCACGCAGGCAGGTGA